Proteins found in one Nocardia brasiliensis ATCC 700358 genomic segment:
- a CDS encoding carboxylesterase/lipase family protein, whose protein sequence is MGTQFETAPDWEVRGAEPVVATAAGKVRGRWDGPVACWRSIPYAAAPSGADRFRPPRPAPSWDGIRDCATFGEIAPQTMGPMVPVDSDLRMGEDCLWLNVWAPRRADGEAIEPFDSGEPRPVLVWLHGGAYCLGTAAQGIYDGRKLAETGDVVVVTVNYRLGALGFLDLSSLPGPFTPNLGLHDQIAALAWVRDNIAAFGGDPGNVTLFGESSGAGCVTALLTSPSAAGLFHKAIAQSPPATTVFGKDRAAGVARRFLELLELPASRAVELLDWPIEKIVEVAGILLDEIPLKEPGRLAAAPVVDGDLLPTYPIDRFQHGRSHRVPLMIGTNKDEASLFRVFRSPIMPVTPDAVNAMLNDVAAAHPEWSHERIAEITSAYPDLDKTRGALAMSGDAAFRMPAHWVADAHAEHSPTWMYRFDHATPMLRAARVGAGHATELPYVFGNFGSFNHDPTFWLGGRKVAMEVSGRMMRRWLAFATHGVPAALDGSKHWPPYRPSTRTTLLIDTADRVVDNPDRDLHTAWGEQAVGFS, encoded by the coding sequence ATGGGCACACAGTTCGAGACAGCACCGGACTGGGAGGTGCGCGGCGCCGAGCCAGTGGTCGCCACGGCCGCGGGAAAAGTGCGCGGACGCTGGGACGGACCGGTCGCCTGCTGGCGCAGCATCCCCTACGCGGCCGCGCCGAGCGGGGCCGACCGCTTCCGGCCGCCGCGGCCCGCGCCGAGCTGGGACGGCATCCGCGACTGCGCCACGTTCGGCGAGATCGCGCCGCAGACCATGGGCCCGATGGTCCCGGTCGATTCGGACCTGCGGATGGGCGAGGACTGCCTGTGGCTGAACGTGTGGGCGCCCCGGCGCGCGGACGGCGAAGCGATCGAGCCGTTCGATTCCGGTGAGCCGCGCCCCGTCCTGGTCTGGCTGCACGGCGGCGCCTACTGCCTGGGCACCGCGGCTCAGGGCATTTACGACGGCCGAAAGCTCGCCGAGACCGGGGACGTCGTGGTGGTCACGGTGAACTACCGGCTCGGTGCGCTCGGCTTCCTCGATCTGTCCTCGCTGCCCGGACCGTTCACCCCGAATCTCGGCCTGCACGATCAGATCGCCGCGCTGGCCTGGGTGCGCGACAACATCGCCGCGTTCGGCGGCGACCCGGGCAATGTCACCCTGTTCGGCGAATCCTCCGGCGCGGGCTGTGTCACGGCGCTGCTCACCTCACCGAGCGCGGCCGGGTTGTTCCACAAGGCGATCGCGCAGAGCCCGCCCGCGACGACGGTGTTCGGCAAGGATCGCGCGGCCGGGGTGGCCCGGCGCTTCCTGGAACTGCTGGAGCTGCCCGCCTCGCGCGCGGTCGAACTGCTCGACTGGCCGATCGAGAAGATCGTCGAGGTGGCGGGGATCCTGCTGGACGAGATCCCGCTGAAGGAGCCGGGCCGGTTGGCCGCGGCGCCGGTGGTGGACGGCGACCTGCTGCCGACCTATCCGATCGATCGGTTCCAGCACGGCCGTTCGCATCGGGTGCCGTTGATGATCGGTACGAACAAAGACGAGGCGTCGCTGTTCCGGGTGTTCCGTTCGCCGATCATGCCGGTGACCCCGGACGCGGTGAACGCGATGCTCAACGACGTGGCGGCGGCCCATCCCGAGTGGTCACACGAGCGGATCGCCGAGATCACCTCGGCCTACCCCGATCTCGACAAGACCCGCGGCGCGCTGGCCATGTCCGGCGACGCCGCGTTCCGGATGCCGGCGCACTGGGTCGCCGACGCGCACGCCGAGCACTCGCCGACCTGGATGTACCGGTTCGACCATGCGACGCCGATGCTGCGCGCGGCGCGGGTCGGCGCCGGGCATGCCACCGAATTGCCTTATGTGTTCGGCAATTTCGGTTCGTTCAATCATGACCCGACGTTCTGGCTCGGCGGCCGCAAGGTGGCCATGGAGGTGTCGGGGCGGATGATGCGGCGCTGGCTCGCGTTCGCCACCCACGGTGTCCCGGCCGCGCTCGACGGATCGAAGCATTGGCCGCCGTACCGTCCGTCGACCCGGACCACGCTGCTGATCGACACCGCCGACCGGGTGGTCGACAACCCGGACCGCGACCTGCACACCGCGTGGGGCGAACAGGCCGTCGGCTTCAGCTGA
- a CDS encoding FmdB family zinc ribbon protein, with protein MPSYSYRCRSCGDTFEMNRPMAESSAPASCPSGHADTVKLLTTFGTVSRGGAAATPSPAPGPSGGGCCGGGCCA; from the coding sequence ATGCCGAGTTACAGCTATCGGTGCCGCAGTTGCGGGGACACCTTCGAGATGAACCGCCCGATGGCGGAGTCGTCGGCGCCGGCGTCCTGCCCGAGCGGCCATGCCGACACAGTCAAGCTGCTGACCACATTTGGCACGGTCAGCCGGGGTGGCGCGGCGGCGACGCCGAGTCCGGCACCGGGCCCGTCCGGCGGTGGCTGCTGCGGCGGCGGTTGCTGCGCCTGA
- a CDS encoding SelT/SelW/SelH family protein, whose translation MPRVAIEYCTQCRWLLRASWMAQELLTTFAAELSEVALVPGTGGVFRITVDGAQVWERKADGGFPDIAVLKQRVRDRVAPERDLGHADRRD comes from the coding sequence ATGCCGCGTGTCGCGATCGAATACTGCACCCAGTGCCGCTGGTTGCTGCGTGCCAGTTGGATGGCGCAGGAACTGCTGACCACCTTCGCGGCCGAACTAAGTGAGGTGGCGCTGGTTCCGGGCACCGGCGGCGTCTTCCGGATCACCGTCGACGGTGCTCAGGTGTGGGAGCGTAAGGCGGACGGCGGTTTTCCCGATATCGCGGTGCTCAAGCAACGGGTACGCGACCGGGTCGCGCCCGAGCGTGATCTCGGCCACGCCGATCGCCGCGACTGA
- a CDS encoding YchJ family protein: MSGTRMCPCGRGEAFDDCCGPVLNGKRAAATAEALMRSRYTAFAVGDTEYLKQSWHPRTRPAEVDLDPGQRWLFLEILRTADGGLFDESGLVEFVAHYRADGTRGSLHEVSRFLRADGAWVYLDGEIEA; this comes from the coding sequence ATGAGTGGGACGCGGATGTGTCCGTGTGGCCGAGGCGAAGCCTTCGACGACTGCTGCGGGCCGGTGCTGAACGGGAAACGTGCGGCGGCGACCGCCGAGGCGTTGATGCGTTCGCGCTACACCGCATTCGCGGTGGGGGACACCGAATATCTGAAGCAGTCATGGCATCCGCGCACCCGGCCCGCCGAGGTGGACCTGGATCCCGGACAGCGGTGGCTGTTCCTGGAGATCCTGCGCACCGCGGACGGCGGGCTGTTCGACGAGTCCGGGCTGGTCGAGTTCGTCGCGCACTACCGCGCGGACGGCACCCGCGGCTCGCTGCACGAGGTGAGCCGGTTCCTGCGCGCCGACGGGGCCTGGGTCTACCTGGACGGCGAGATCGAAGCCTGA
- a CDS encoding ATP-binding protein, translating to MRPDADPVPRLSEVVTRRLAADPAVTPSVARTVLRALGGSENDDRAPVFDDGGIFLRAIRVRGFRGIGPEAELQLPPGPGLTLVVGRNGSGKSSFAEAAELVFTGGNRRWDGRSAAWREGWRNLHAGESARIEVELLTAGSQSAHPSPDHHPSPNRSAMLAHPSPDHHPSRNRSAMLAHPSPDHHPSPNRSAMLTIAKEWAADADLPDAHWTERHPPAEPTEFDIDRWAGRLELYRPFLSYSELGALVDGKPSDLFDALHQLLGLDELTLAQERIRLRRLELERAVRDSRQERLELLEALDGVADDRAVRVTGLLRPAQPDLTALGNEVIGTFDDPGGPAGLRAIVRLTLPSAAEVAAVATRLAECGTALTEGTTADAEADLRVLELLRRARAHHAASGDCPCPVCGRGALDDAWLAQADDSIATLAARVDALTTARTELGRALQAARSLPDLVPPELDFDPRNPPSVDTSAVRRAWADWAALTAADYSAELPDRLRGAHARLVDELDQVQQGTRKELDRLDEVWTPLVPRIVSWLEGAREVAAHAAELRTTKKAEEWLKSATAGLRGERMTPLETTARWVWQTLRQQSNVELGAIRLQGNAGTARRVLLDVTVDEVDGAALGVMSQGELHALGLSLFLPRATVEESPFRFVMIDDPVQAMDPAKVDGLAQVLAAVAWTRQVVVFTHDERLAEAVRRMELDATVLEVQRRDRSVVEVRVSSDPVRRYLDDARALVRTPQLPQAIADELVATCCRSAVEAASLSRARRTLLADGMNHREVERHIDSAHSTRAKVALAVMGVGGKVDDLNKHLVAREGKWVVEALRDATAGAHVPIGRSMRELITETERFVAWLAR from the coding sequence ATGCGTCCCGACGCCGATCCGGTGCCGCGGCTGAGCGAGGTGGTCACCCGCAGGCTCGCCGCGGACCCCGCGGTGACTCCTTCGGTGGCACGCACCGTCCTGCGCGCCCTCGGCGGCAGCGAAAACGACGACCGCGCACCGGTATTCGACGACGGCGGGATCTTTCTGCGGGCCATCCGGGTGCGTGGTTTCCGCGGGATCGGCCCGGAGGCGGAACTGCAGCTGCCGCCGGGGCCCGGGCTCACCCTGGTGGTGGGCCGCAACGGCAGCGGCAAATCCAGTTTCGCCGAAGCCGCGGAACTGGTGTTCACCGGCGGGAATCGGCGCTGGGACGGCCGGTCGGCAGCCTGGCGCGAGGGCTGGCGCAACCTGCACGCCGGCGAGTCGGCACGCATCGAGGTCGAGTTGCTCACCGCGGGCAGTCAATCGGCCCACCCGTCACCCGACCACCACCCCTCACCGAATCGCTCCGCGATGCTCGCCCACCCGTCACCCGACCACCACCCCTCACGGAATCGCTCCGCGATGCTCGCCCACCCGTCACCCGACCACCACCCCTCACCGAATCGCTCCGCGATGCTCACTATCGCCAAGGAGTGGGCGGCCGACGCGGACCTGCCCGACGCGCACTGGACCGAACGGCATCCCCCTGCCGAGCCAACGGAATTCGACATCGATCGCTGGGCGGGACGACTGGAGCTGTACCGCCCGTTCCTGTCCTACAGCGAACTCGGCGCACTGGTCGACGGCAAACCGAGTGACCTGTTCGACGCGCTGCACCAACTGCTCGGGCTCGACGAATTGACGTTGGCGCAGGAGCGGATTCGACTGCGCCGCCTGGAATTGGAACGCGCCGTGCGGGATTCCCGGCAGGAGCGGCTCGAACTGCTGGAGGCGCTCGACGGCGTGGCCGACGACCGCGCGGTGCGGGTCACCGGCCTGCTGCGGCCCGCGCAGCCGGATCTCACCGCCTTGGGCAACGAGGTGATCGGCACCTTCGACGATCCCGGCGGCCCGGCCGGTCTGCGCGCGATCGTGCGGCTCACCCTCCCGAGCGCCGCGGAGGTGGCGGCGGTGGCCACCCGTCTCGCCGAGTGCGGCACCGCGCTGACCGAGGGCACCACCGCCGACGCCGAGGCCGATCTGCGGGTGCTCGAGCTGCTGCGCCGGGCCCGTGCGCACCACGCGGCGAGCGGTGACTGCCCGTGCCCGGTGTGCGGTCGCGGTGCGCTGGACGACGCGTGGCTGGCGCAGGCCGACGACTCCATCGCGACACTGGCCGCGCGGGTCGACGCCTTGACCACCGCGCGCACCGAGCTCGGCCGCGCGTTGCAGGCCGCGCGATCGCTGCCCGATCTCGTGCCGCCGGAACTGGATTTCGATCCGCGCAACCCGCCCTCGGTGGACACCTCGGCGGTGCGCCGGGCCTGGGCCGACTGGGCCGCGCTCACCGCCGCCGACTACAGCGCCGAACTGCCGGACCGGCTGCGCGGCGCGCACGCCCGGCTGGTCGACGAGCTCGACCAGGTGCAGCAGGGCACCCGCAAGGAGCTCGACCGGCTCGACGAGGTGTGGACCCCGCTGGTGCCGCGCATCGTGAGCTGGCTGGAAGGCGCGCGCGAGGTCGCCGCGCACGCCGCGGAGCTGCGCACCACCAAGAAGGCCGAGGAGTGGCTCAAGTCGGCCACCGCGGGCCTGCGCGGGGAGCGCATGACGCCGCTGGAGACCACCGCGCGCTGGGTCTGGCAGACGCTGCGCCAGCAGAGCAACGTGGAACTCGGCGCGATTCGCTTGCAGGGCAACGCCGGAACGGCGCGCCGGGTGCTGCTGGATGTCACCGTCGACGAGGTGGACGGCGCCGCGCTCGGCGTGATGAGCCAGGGCGAGTTGCACGCGCTCGGCCTGTCGTTGTTCCTGCCGCGGGCCACGGTCGAGGAGAGCCCGTTCCGTTTCGTCATGATCGACGACCCGGTGCAGGCCATGGACCCGGCCAAGGTGGACGGTCTGGCCCAGGTGCTCGCCGCGGTCGCCTGGACGCGGCAGGTGGTGGTGTTCACCCACGACGAGCGGCTCGCCGAGGCGGTGCGCCGGATGGAGCTCGACGCCACCGTGCTGGAGGTGCAGCGGCGCGACCGGTCGGTGGTCGAGGTGCGCGTGTCCAGCGATCCGGTCCGCCGCTATCTCGACGATGCCCGCGCGCTCGTGCGCACCCCGCAGCTGCCGCAGGCCATCGCCGACGAACTCGTCGCCACCTGCTGCCGGTCGGCAGTGGAGGCGGCCAGCCTGTCCCGGGCCCGGCGCACCCTGCTCGCCGACGGGATGAATCACCGGGAAGTGGAGCGCCACATCGACTCCGCCCACTCCACCCGGGCGAAGGTCGCGCTCGCGGTGATGGGAGTCGGCGGCAAGGTGGACGATCTCAACAAGCATCTCGTCGCCCGCGAAGGCAAGTGGGTGGTCGAGGCGCTGCGCGACGCCACGGCGGGCGCGCACGTGCCGATCGGCCGCAGCATGCGCGAATTGATCACCGAGACCGAACGATTCGTCGCCTGGCTGGCTCGATGA